In the genome of Raphanus sativus cultivar WK10039 chromosome 4, ASM80110v3, whole genome shotgun sequence, one region contains:
- the LOC108854041 gene encoding biogenesis of lysosome-related organelles complex 1 subunit 2 isoform X1 produces MADANGDDLAESLQSLFTNVSSMVKSELQGTSNQMDLLEKMNARVASEYDDLGDVAAGLRVFAEQMVSKSGGFDEFVEQMDAIEKQVSEFEAVISLLDRYVSVLESKIRASPPK; encoded by the exons ATGGCGGATGCTAACGGTGATGATCTAGCAGAATCGCTACAGAGTCTGTTCACGAACGTATCATCCATGGTGAAATCCGAGCTCCAG GGAACGAGCAATCAGATGGATCTGTTGGAGAAGATGAACGCGAGAGTTGCGTCGGAGTACGATGATTTGGGTGACGTGGCGGCTGGGCTCAGAGTTTTCGCGGAGCAGATGGTGTCGAAAAGCGGGGGCTTTGACGAGTTCGTGGAGCAGATGGACGCGATAGAGAAACAGGTGTCGGAGTTTGAAGCTGTCATCTCCCTTCTCGATCGCTATGTCTCTGTCCTCGAATCCAAAATTCGAGCATCGCCGCCCAAATGA
- the LOC108854041 gene encoding biogenesis of lysosome-related organelles complex 1 subunit 2 isoform X2, giving the protein MADANGDDLAESLQSLFTNVSSMGTSNQMDLLEKMNARVASEYDDLGDVAAGLRVFAEQMVSKSGGFDEFVEQMDAIEKQVSEFEAVISLLDRYVSVLESKIRASPPK; this is encoded by the exons ATGGCGGATGCTAACGGTGATGATCTAGCAGAATCGCTACAGAGTCTGTTCACGAACGTATCATCCATG GGAACGAGCAATCAGATGGATCTGTTGGAGAAGATGAACGCGAGAGTTGCGTCGGAGTACGATGATTTGGGTGACGTGGCGGCTGGGCTCAGAGTTTTCGCGGAGCAGATGGTGTCGAAAAGCGGGGGCTTTGACGAGTTCGTGGAGCAGATGGACGCGATAGAGAAACAGGTGTCGGAGTTTGAAGCTGTCATCTCCCTTCTCGATCGCTATGTCTCTGTCCTCGAATCCAAAATTCGAGCATCGCCGCCCAAATGA
- the LOC108854038 gene encoding uncharacterized protein LOC108854038 — MDFDDEDKPKEVTKARRFAPGRAGKSKPKPKPEPTASEKAEPSSSQANAPPSEPVSKSEHDVDAKVEPQVFNGPVKMEIDSKVDEEPETTTTTTTEVEMMEEDHHHLPLQEEEDEEEKEEDVVVREIDVFFNPSIDANTKLYVLQYPLRPSWRAYEMDERCEEVRVNPSTSQVEIDLSMDVHSSNYDPELGSKLRMTKQTLTTTWKQPPTLDYAVGVLSGDKLHLNPVHAVVQLRPSMQYLSSKKNQAEATEESAGTSKRQNKGAQQASTDQKPVPEEWVSLKYHGLQSEFCSKYLNGMMANGNSSIDFNLSPDAYINSLCRGDNSRHFESKALSKRLLASLPLEERLETLLCQKQGPPVFRYSVLKHYVPELSDENFLIVLQRYACLVQGLWVPKTRLLKLDGGLEGFRDYVLALFSRSLTIKDSEVKTTSSLRDKIKSMLNVYGKERPLLSDWKFREPPDVSFIKSHGKIAEEQAKFWKNLEEKLKPKTTQGGGGGKGRGDTSRNAVGKNPSSTTAKQEVPTTVSETGGSSRSAIPRVPRQKMPEDIKRAIPKALKKVFQAQKVCSYETICQRLRDLAVSTSNNPKVDSGMAQQVALAVDSYQEELRIVISEMTVDIHGSFVSKSSQDHPEYDPLRDVVINLLLGNPPGAKLMKADVFAAGRSILGREITNNEYQKVMHDLCETSSSGWVLQKAR, encoded by the exons atggACTTTGATGACGAAGACAAGCCAAAAGAGGTCACCAAAGCCCGGAGGTTCGCACCGGGCCGCGCCGGAAAGtccaaacccaaacctaaacccGAACCAACTGCTTCCGAGAAAGCTGAGCCGTCGTCTTCACAAGCTAATGCTCCTCCTTCCGAGCCTGTGAGCAAGAGTGAGCACGACGTTGATGCCAAGGTTGAACCTCAGGTCTTTAACGGCCCTGTTAAGATGGAGATTGATTCAAAAGTGGACGAGGAGCCGGagactactactactactactacggAGGTTGAGATGATGGAGgaagatcatcatcatcttccattgcaggaggaggaggatgaggaggagaaggaagaagacgTTGTTGTTCGTGAGATTGACGTTTTCTTTAATCCCTCTATTGATGCCAACACTAAGCTCTATGTTCTACAATATCCTCTAAGACCGTCTTGGCGTGCATACGAAATGGATGAACGGTGTGAAGAA GTTAGAGTGAATCCTTCTACCTCCCAGGTGGAAATCGATTTGTCAATGGATGTTCATTCGAGCAACTATGACCCTGAACTTGGAAGTAAACTACGTATGACTAAGCAG acATTGACAACAACATGGAAGCAGCCTCCTACGTTGGATTATGCTGTTGGGGTTCTTTCAGGTGATAAG TTACACTTGAATCCTGTTCACGCTGTTGTTCAGCTCCGACCCTCTATGCAGTATCTTTCTTCCAAAAAGAATCAAGCCGAAGCTACCGAAGAATCTGCCGGAACATCAAAAAGACAG AACAAGGGAGCGCAGCAGGCTTCGACGGATCAGAAACCAGTTCCTGAAGAA TGGGTTTCACTCAAGTATCACGGACTTCAATCCGAATTTTGCTCCAAATATCTTAACGGAATGATGGCTAATGGGAACTCTTCAATAGACTTCAACTTGAGCCC GGATGCTTATATCAACTCACTGTGCCGTGGAGATAACAGCAGACACTTTGAGTCAAAAGCTTTATCGAAAAG GTTATTGGCCTCCCTACCGCTTGAAGAACGTCTGGAAACGTTGCTCTGCCAG aaacaggGACCACCGGTATTTCGATACAGTGTTCTCAAGCACTACGTCCCAGAGTTATCAGACGAGAATTTTTTAATCGTCCTCCAACGATACGCCTGTCTAGTTCAAGGTCTGTGGGTTCCCAAAACCAGGCTACTAAAACTAGACGGCGGTTTGGAGGGTTTCAGAGACTATGTCCTGGCCCTGTTCAGCCGGAGTCTAACCATAAAGGACTCTGAAGTTAAAACGACCAGTAGCCTCAGAGACAAGATCAAGAGTATGTTGAATGTGTACGGCAAAGAAAGGCCTTTGCTATCTGATTGGAAGTTCAGAGAGCCACCTGATGTTTCCTTCATCAAATCCCACGGGAAGATTGCAGAGGAGCAAGCAAAGTTCTGGAAGAATTTGGAAGAAAAGTTGAAGCCAAAGACAAcacaaggaggaggaggaggaaaagGTAGAGGTGATACCTCGAGGAATGCTGTAGGAAAAAATCCTTCATCTACTACAGCTAAACAAGAGGTCCCAACAACTGTCTCTGAGACAGGAGGAAGTTCGAGAAGTGCAATACCTCGTGTCCCTAGACAAAAGATGCCTGAGGATATCAAGAGGGCGATACCAAAGGCCTTGAAAAAGGTGTTTCAAGCGCAGAAAGTTTGCAG CTATGAGACAATCTGCCAGAGACTTAGGGATCTTGCAGTTTCAACTTCGAATAATCCGAAAGTTGATTCAGGGATGGCGCAACAAGTGGCGTTAGCTGTGGATTCTTACCAAGAAGAGCTACGAATCGTTATCAGTGAAATGACTGTTGACATTCACGGCTCCTTTGTCTCCAAGTCGTCTCAAGACCATCCAGAATATGATCCACTCag GGACGTGGTGATCAATCTCTTACTCGGGAATCCACCTGGAGCGAAGCTGATGAAAGCTGATGTATTCGCAGCAGGGAGGAGCATACTTGGACGTGAAATCACCAATAATGAATACCAAAAG GTGATGCACGATCTCTGTGAAACTAGCTCTTCAGGATGGGTTTTACAGAAAGCTCGTTGA
- the LOC108854045 gene encoding peptide-N(4)-(N-acetyl-beta-glucosaminyl)asparagine amidase isoform X2 codes for MRLISLLYPRSFDCSLLEETLRRRRSQKEPLAEEEAMMFQQFAAQQDNGEFERRIRPYVSQVLMYEDPVRQEAARKTVPEDELEEKALVSLAKEGNFEPSKEERNYAFLLQLLFWFKRSFSWVNEPSCDYCGNKTIGQGMGTPLTSELAYGANRVELYRCTSCPTITRFPRYNDPLKLVETKRGRCGEWANCFTLYCRTFGYDSRLILDFTDHVWTECFSHSLGRWIHLDPCEAVYDKPRLYEKGWGKKLNYVIAISKDGVCDVTKRYTKKWHEVLSRRTLTTESSLQAVLRTLTRERRATSRLLSALELRDRNEQEELERNLHSPDDASVSLPGRQSGDKEWRILRSEFGSDENNSVSSSSCPVRTCVDDHVTNIYDSFLPILTQFVEDGLPVARGVEVLNVIKQVLVDLKNASFKTRKARLTLDSFPEQFLPAVEGFLLALSLKSEKDADGKSLTVGLVGNNPTKTAIALPVALDALRELVTDLSRCQNLSKDSLSLLPLVKQNRVCSGSVLASGEELPSGIATAAFDGIQESKWEEPNGAKGCWIMYKTLYNQMQELIAYEIMSANDAPERDPKDWVLEGSNDGGSTWHVLDKQTSQVFEERFKRKSYKITSPGFQANLFRFRFLCVRDVNSTSRLQLGSIDLYKSQH; via the exons ATGAGACTGATCTCGCTTCTATATCCGAGAAGCTTCGATTGCTCTCTATTGGAGGAAACACtgaggaggagaagaagtcAGAAGGAACCTCTG GCGGAAGAAGAGGCGATGATGTTTCAACAGTTTGCAGCTCAACAAGACAACGGCGAATTCGAGAGGAGGATAAGGCCTTATGTCAGCCAAGTCCTCATG TATGAAGATCCAGTCCGTCAAGAAGCTGCTCGAAAGACTGTTCCTGAAGACGAGCTCGAGGAGAAAGCTTTGGTTTCTTTAGCCAAG GAGGGGAATTTCGAGCCATCGAAAGAGGAAAGAAACTATGCTTTCCTGCTTCAGCTTCTTTTCTGGTTCAAAAGATCCTTCAG TTGGGTAAATGAACCTTCCTGTGACTATTGTGGTAACAAAACCATAGGCCAGGGGATGGGAACCCCACTCACCTCTGAGCTTGCTTATGGAGCTAATCGAGTTGAACTATatcg ATGTACCTCGTGTCCAACGATAACTCGATTCCCTCGGTACAATGATCCGCTAAAG CTTGTAGAAACAAAGAGAGGTCGTTGCGGAGAGTGGGCCAACTGCTTTACCCTCTACTGCCGCACCTTTGGCTATGATTCTCGTTTG ATTCTGGACTTCACTGATCATGTCTGGACTGAATGCTTCTCTCACTCATTGGGAAG ATGGATCCATCTTGACCCTTGTGAAGCAGTGTATGACAAACCCAGGCTCTATGAGAAAGG ATGGGGTAAAAAATTGAACTATGTCATCGCCATTTCCAAGGACGGGGTTTGTGATGTCACCAAGCGTTATACAAAGAAATGGCATGAG GTTTTGTCTAGACGAACTCTCACGACTGAATCATCTCTGCAAGCTGTTCTTCGAACCCTTACACGCGAAAGGAGAGCTACCTCCCGGCTTTTATCCGCGCTTGAGCTCCGAGACAGAAACGAGCAAGAAGAGCTCGAGAGAAACCTGCATTCACCAGATGATGCATCGGTTTCTCTACCGGGAAGGCAGAGCGGGGACAAGGAGTGGCGCATTCTGAGATCAGAGTTCGGTTCAGACGAAAACAACTCCGTCAGCTCATCCTCATGCCCGGTCCGCACATGCGTTGATGACCACGTGACCAATATCTACGACTCGTTTCTTCCTATCCTGACTCAGTTCGTTGAGGATGGTTTACCTGTAGCGAGAGGAGTTGAGGTCCTTAATGTGATCAAGCAAGTCCTTGTGGATCTGAAGAATGCGTCTTTTAAAACCAGGAAGGCTCGTTTGACTTTGGATTCGTTCCCAGAGCAGTTTTTGCCAGCAGTGGAAGGGTTTCTTCTCGCTCTTTCTTTGAAGAGCGAGAAAGACGCAGACGGTAAAAGTCTCACAGTAGGCTTGGTGGGTAATAACCCCACGAAAACGGCTATAGCATTGCCAGTTGCATTGGACGCTTTAAGGGAACTGGTCACTGACCTCAGCAGATGTCAAAACTTGAGCAAAGATTCACTGTCTCTTCTTCCACTTGTGAAGCAAAACAGGGTGTGCTCTGGTTCTGTTCTCGCAAGTGGTGAAGAGCTTCCTTCTGGCATT GCTACCGCAGCTTTTGATGGAATCCAAGAGTCAAAATGGGAGGAGCCAAATGGTGCAAAAG GCTGTTGGATCATGTACAAAACACTCTACAACCAGATGCAAGAGCTCATAGCATACGAGATCATGTCTGCAAATGATGCCCCTGAGAGAGACCCCAAAGATTG GGTTCTTGAAGGAAGTAATGATGGTGGATCGACATGGCATGTTTTAGACAAGCAAACGAGCCAGGTATTCGAGGAGAGGTTCAAACGCAAATCCTACAAAATAACATCACCAGGTTTCCAAGCAAATCTCTTCAg GTTTCGGTTTTTGTGCGTAAGAGACGTGAATTCAACCTCCAGACTACAACTAGGGAGCATCGATCTGTACAAGAGCCagcattaa
- the LOC108854045 gene encoding peptide-N(4)-(N-acetyl-beta-glucosaminyl)asparagine amidase isoform X1, protein MVARKFVILHDDSSFEIDYNTEDGLEVLQYQIFSVTFVPPDEQKIVAEDDDDRLVLSDETDLASISEKLRLLSIGGNTEEEKKSEGTSGENQQSDEEFARMLQAEEEAMMFQQFAAQQDNGEFERRIRPYVSQVLMYEDPVRQEAARKTVPEDELEEKALVSLAKEGNFEPSKEERNYAFLLQLLFWFKRSFSWVNEPSCDYCGNKTIGQGMGTPLTSELAYGANRVELYRCTSCPTITRFPRYNDPLKLVETKRGRCGEWANCFTLYCRTFGYDSRLILDFTDHVWTECFSHSLGRWIHLDPCEAVYDKPRLYEKGWGKKLNYVIAISKDGVCDVTKRYTKKWHEVLSRRTLTTESSLQAVLRTLTRERRATSRLLSALELRDRNEQEELERNLHSPDDASVSLPGRQSGDKEWRILRSEFGSDENNSVSSSSCPVRTCVDDHVTNIYDSFLPILTQFVEDGLPVARGVEVLNVIKQVLVDLKNASFKTRKARLTLDSFPEQFLPAVEGFLLALSLKSEKDADGKSLTVGLVGNNPTKTAIALPVALDALRELVTDLSRCQNLSKDSLSLLPLVKQNRVCSGSVLASGEELPSGIATAAFDGIQESKWEEPNGAKGCWIMYKTLYNQMQELIAYEIMSANDAPERDPKDWVLEGSNDGGSTWHVLDKQTSQVFEERFKRKSYKITSPGFQANLFRFRFLCVRDVNSTSRLQLGSIDLYKSQH, encoded by the exons ATGGTTGCTCGAAAGTTTGTCATCCTCCACGATGATTCGAGCTTTGAAATTGACTACAACACAGAAGATGGCCTcgag GTTCTACAGTATCAGATTTTCTCCGTCACTTTTGTTCCTCCTGATGAGCAAAAG atcGTCGCGGAAGATGATGACGATCGACTAGTATTGTCTGATGAGACTGATCTCGCTTCTATATCCGAGAAGCTTCGATTGCTCTCTATTGGAGGAAACACtgaggaggagaagaagtcAGAAGGAACCTCTGGTGAGAATCAGCAATCAGACGAAGAGTTTGCACGAATGTTGCAG GCGGAAGAAGAGGCGATGATGTTTCAACAGTTTGCAGCTCAACAAGACAACGGCGAATTCGAGAGGAGGATAAGGCCTTATGTCAGCCAAGTCCTCATG TATGAAGATCCAGTCCGTCAAGAAGCTGCTCGAAAGACTGTTCCTGAAGACGAGCTCGAGGAGAAAGCTTTGGTTTCTTTAGCCAAG GAGGGGAATTTCGAGCCATCGAAAGAGGAAAGAAACTATGCTTTCCTGCTTCAGCTTCTTTTCTGGTTCAAAAGATCCTTCAG TTGGGTAAATGAACCTTCCTGTGACTATTGTGGTAACAAAACCATAGGCCAGGGGATGGGAACCCCACTCACCTCTGAGCTTGCTTATGGAGCTAATCGAGTTGAACTATatcg ATGTACCTCGTGTCCAACGATAACTCGATTCCCTCGGTACAATGATCCGCTAAAG CTTGTAGAAACAAAGAGAGGTCGTTGCGGAGAGTGGGCCAACTGCTTTACCCTCTACTGCCGCACCTTTGGCTATGATTCTCGTTTG ATTCTGGACTTCACTGATCATGTCTGGACTGAATGCTTCTCTCACTCATTGGGAAG ATGGATCCATCTTGACCCTTGTGAAGCAGTGTATGACAAACCCAGGCTCTATGAGAAAGG ATGGGGTAAAAAATTGAACTATGTCATCGCCATTTCCAAGGACGGGGTTTGTGATGTCACCAAGCGTTATACAAAGAAATGGCATGAG GTTTTGTCTAGACGAACTCTCACGACTGAATCATCTCTGCAAGCTGTTCTTCGAACCCTTACACGCGAAAGGAGAGCTACCTCCCGGCTTTTATCCGCGCTTGAGCTCCGAGACAGAAACGAGCAAGAAGAGCTCGAGAGAAACCTGCATTCACCAGATGATGCATCGGTTTCTCTACCGGGAAGGCAGAGCGGGGACAAGGAGTGGCGCATTCTGAGATCAGAGTTCGGTTCAGACGAAAACAACTCCGTCAGCTCATCCTCATGCCCGGTCCGCACATGCGTTGATGACCACGTGACCAATATCTACGACTCGTTTCTTCCTATCCTGACTCAGTTCGTTGAGGATGGTTTACCTGTAGCGAGAGGAGTTGAGGTCCTTAATGTGATCAAGCAAGTCCTTGTGGATCTGAAGAATGCGTCTTTTAAAACCAGGAAGGCTCGTTTGACTTTGGATTCGTTCCCAGAGCAGTTTTTGCCAGCAGTGGAAGGGTTTCTTCTCGCTCTTTCTTTGAAGAGCGAGAAAGACGCAGACGGTAAAAGTCTCACAGTAGGCTTGGTGGGTAATAACCCCACGAAAACGGCTATAGCATTGCCAGTTGCATTGGACGCTTTAAGGGAACTGGTCACTGACCTCAGCAGATGTCAAAACTTGAGCAAAGATTCACTGTCTCTTCTTCCACTTGTGAAGCAAAACAGGGTGTGCTCTGGTTCTGTTCTCGCAAGTGGTGAAGAGCTTCCTTCTGGCATT GCTACCGCAGCTTTTGATGGAATCCAAGAGTCAAAATGGGAGGAGCCAAATGGTGCAAAAG GCTGTTGGATCATGTACAAAACACTCTACAACCAGATGCAAGAGCTCATAGCATACGAGATCATGTCTGCAAATGATGCCCCTGAGAGAGACCCCAAAGATTG GGTTCTTGAAGGAAGTAATGATGGTGGATCGACATGGCATGTTTTAGACAAGCAAACGAGCCAGGTATTCGAGGAGAGGTTCAAACGCAAATCCTACAAAATAACATCACCAGGTTTCCAAGCAAATCTCTTCAg GTTTCGGTTTTTGTGCGTAAGAGACGTGAATTCAACCTCCAGACTACAACTAGGGAGCATCGATCTGTACAAGAGCCagcattaa